Within Microterricola gilva, the genomic segment TTGCTGCAGCGCATCGCACCGCACCTCGTGAAGCCGGTGCGCTTCCTCTACCCGTTGAAGCAGCGGGTCATCGAGCGCGCCTACGTCGGAGCCGGCATGCTGCTCTACGACATCTTCAGCTACACGGGTGGGCGCCCGCCCGGTGTTCCGCACCACAGGCACCTCAGCAAGCGCCAGGTGCAGCACCTGATCCCGTCGCTGGCGAATGACGCGCTGATCGGTGGCATCACCTACTACGACGCCCAGGTCGATGACGCGCGGTACGTGTCGTCGCTCGTGCGCACGGCCTCCTTCTACGGTGCACACGCCGCATCGCGGGTGCGCGTCGAGGGCTTCATCAAGGTCGGGCAGCGGGTCGTCGGCGTGCAGGCGCACGACCTGCAGACCGGTGAGCGCTTCGAGGTGCGGGCCAAGCAGGTCGTCAACGCGACCGGGGTGTGGACCGACGACACCCAGCGCATGGTGGGGGAGCGCGGCACCTTCAAGGTGCGCGCGTCGAAGGGCATCCACCTCGTCGTGCCGCGTGACCGGTTCCAATCGGCGATGGGGCTGCTGCTTCGCACGGAGAAGAGCGTCCTCTTCGTGATTCCCTGGGGCAGGCACTGGCTGATCGGCACGACCGACACCGACTGGAACCTCGACAAGGCGCACCCGGCCGCCACGGCATCCGACATCGACTACCTGCTCGAACACGTCAACAAGGTGCTCTCCATCGACCTCACCAGGGAGGACGTCGAGGGTGTCTACGCCGGGCTCCGCCCGCTGCTGGCCGGCGAGAGCGAGCAGACGTCGAAGCTCTCCCGCGAGCACCTCGTCGCGCACACCGTTCCCGGTCTCGTCGTGATCGCCGGCGGCAAGTGGACGACCTACCGGGTGATGGCCAAGGACGCCATCGATGCCGCGGTCGACGCGTTGGACGGCCGCATCCCGCCATCGACGACGCAGGACATCCCGCTGCTCGGTGCTGAGGGCTACCAGGCGGCGTGGAACAAGCGCGGCCGCATCGCCCAGGCCTTCGGGGTGCACAAGGTGCGCATCGAACACCTTCTCAACCGCTACGGCACGCTCACCGATGAGCTGCTCGATCTGATCAAGGCGGATGCCACACTCGGCGAGCCGCTCCCCGGCGCCGACGACTATCTGGCAGCCGAGATCGTCTACGCCACATCGCACGAGGGCGCGCTGCACCTCGAGGACGTGCTCGCCAGGCGCACCCGCATCTCGATCGAGGCGTGGGACCGCGGCGTCTCCGCGGCGCCCGTCGCGGCCAAGCTCATGGCGGGCATTCTGGGTTGGGACGAGAAGACCGAGGAGCTCGAGGTCGCCAACTACCTCAAGCGGGTCGCGGCGGAGCGCGCATCGCAGGAGCAGCCGGACGACGAGTCGGCCGACCGGGTGCGACTCGAGGCCCCGGACATCATGGCGGTCGAGGGCAAGTAGCTCACGGCCGCGCGCTTCCCGAGCGGGCGAGCATTCTCTGAGAGGATGTGCACATGGGGAATCGCACGACGCACACGTGGCGCACGCCGGGGGGCGCCGTTGCGCTCTCGCTCCTGCTCGCCGTCATGCTGAGCGGATGCAGCGCTCCGACGCAACCAGAGGCGGCCGGCGCCGACAGCTCACCATCGAGCAGACCGCTCCCCAGCTCGTCGATCGCAGCGAGTCCTGTCCCGATTCCCACCGCCGAGCAGCAGCTTGAGCGGGTGGCCGGCCTCGTGGCCAGACCCGACGCGCTCGAACTGCGCGACTCAGACGGTGCCGTCGTCGCCACGCTCGGCTACATGTCGTCGCCGGCCGAAGCCATTGACGTGCTGAGCACGGTCCTCGGCAGCCAGCCGGCCTCGGAGGAGTACAGCGGCAACATGCACAATCCGCCGGGGATCTACCACTCCTGGGGAGACTTCGTGCTCGACGAGCGCCTCTACGACGAGCAGATGCGCATCGACAAGCAGCTCGACTATCTCGTCTGGCCGCGATTCGCGGTGTACTTCGACGCGTCCGCAAGCAACGAGATGCCGCTGTCGAGTGTTCAGGGCATTCAGGCCGGGGACAGCTGGGCGTTTGCCTCGGAGCAGCCGGGCTTCGACAGCGAGTTGTTCACCTGCATCGGTACGCCGGTCGAGGTGCTGGACATCACCGCACCGGACGGCACCCCGGCACAAGCCACGGTCATCGTGGTCGAATCCGACGAGGGCACCGTTCGCTGGGTGGGTGCCCCTGAAATGGTCGCCGACGGCTGCGCCTGACCCAGAACCTGCTCCCCTTCGGGGGTGATTCCTGCACCCCGTCCACGGTTCCGCGTGAAGTTTGGCATGCTGGATGAATCGAGTTCGCGGGGGCGCTTGGAGGCGGTGTGAAGCGACACACGTTCGGGGACGTTTCGGCGCGTGCGGAGCAGCTGCGCCGGGCGCAACAGATCGTCGAGGCGAGCCTCAGCACGGGCACAAGCGGAACGCTGCTGGTCAGCGGGCTCTCCGGCATGGGCAAGACGAGCCTGCTGCACGCGATCACCCCGGCCGGCAAACCGTGGAAGGTCGTGCGATTCAAGGCCGACGCCTACGAGGCCAAACTGCCGTTCGCGGCGATCGAACGCTTGCTGCACCAGCTGCGCACGACGCAGGAGCACGAGCCCGTTGCGGATGCCGCGGCTCATCCGCGTCGGTTCGCCGCACTCCTGCTCGGGGAATTCGATCGCAAGCGGCATCCGGTGTTCTTGGTGATCGACGATGCGCAGTGGTTGGACCCGCAGTCGGCGATGGCGCTGCGCTTCGCGATCAACAGGCTGATCGACGGACGCTTCTTCGCCGCGGTCGCCAGCCGGCCGATGACGGAGCCCAACGCGCTGCTCGAACTGCTGAACGAACTGGATGGGCGCTCAGAACAGAACGCTGAGCTCATCGTCGACCCGCTCACGACGGAGCAGGTGCAAGTCGTCGCGGCGCGACTGTTGAACCGCGGAATCTCGCAGCACAGTGCGCGCGAGCTGCGGGAGGCGACCGGTGGTTCGCCCGCCCTCCTGAGCGCCGCGATGGCCCTGACAGGGGACATCGACTCCTTCGCTGCGGATGCCGGCATCTGGGAGGTGCCGATCCCGCTCATCGACGCCGCACGCAACCCCTTCGCGCGCCTCACCGCGGCCGCGCCGGAGGCCGGCACCAACGTCGCGCAGATCTGTTCGGTGCTGCGCGACCCGGTCGAGCTGCGGGTGATGGAAGACATCGCCGCCTCGCTCGGGCTCGCCGTCGACGCGGATGAGGCGGCGGCGGCCGGGCTGATCGCCCAACGCCGTTGGCGGGGCGAGATCTGGGTTGCGCCCAGTCACGATCTGCTGGCGCACGCTGTCCAACAGAGCATGAGCGCTGATCTGGTTCTCGCGATCCACCGCGCGGCCGGCGACGCCGTGGAGGGGCGCCGCGGTCTGCGGCACAGCCTGGCCGCCGCGTCCAGGGTCGATGACGCGCTGCAGGACCGGGTGCGGACGATCGTGCGCGGGGTGTCAACGCCAGCGCAGGCCGACGAGGCGATCGGCTACCTGCGCAGGGTCCTGGCGCTGAGCCAAGCCGGGCCGGAGCATGATGACGTGCTCATCGGGCTCGCGATGGTGGCGATGCGATTCCGGCGGCAGCAGCTGGTGCTTGATCTTCTGCCCGAGTTCGAGGCGCTGCCGCCCAGCGCCATGGCCGCGGCGATCGCGGTCGAGATGTTCGCCGTGGCCGGCCGTCTGCCGGAGGCGCTGGCCGCCGCGGCCACTGTTCACGCGCCGGATCCGCAGTGCGACACCGCTGAGGACCGGATCCTGCGCGCGTACATCGCCGCCGTCAGCGCACAGTTCCTGCTCATGATGGATGACATGGCGTCGATTCCGGCGCAGGTCGCCGTTGCACGTCGACGGGTCGACGAGGTGCTCCCCGGGGATGTGGAGGCGGCCAGGGAGCGCGTGCGCTGGATGTACAGCGCCGATCGCCAGCACATGCGCCTCCTGGGGTGGACCGTGACGTCCGCTGCGCGGTCAGGGCAGAGAGAGGTCTTCCTGGCCGCCCTGGGCGAGCTTGGTCAGCTCATCGCCGAGGCCCAGCCGTCGCCGGAACTCGTCGATGTGCTCGTCACGCGTGCCGGGATACTGATGCAGATGGGCGATGTCGAGGCCGTGCACTCCGACATGCTCACCGCCCGCGCGGTCCTTGAACAGTTTCCGCATGCCTGGACGGCCGGCCATGTGCGCGTCATCCTGACGCACGTGAACTACCTGCTCGGCGACTGGGAGGGTTCGCTGGCCGGCGCGGACACGGCGGTGAGTCTCGCGATGGACGAGACGGCGTACACGGTGCGCCCCGTCACGCATTTCGCGGCGGCGCTCGTTCGGGCCTCGCGGGGGGAGGCGGCAGAGGTGGCGGCCCTACTCGAGGCGGGGGAACGCTCACGCATCAGCCAACACGAGACCTACGAGTCAGCGATGGCGGCAGTCGTCTCCGCAGAGCTGGCGCGCGCGATGGGTGACCCGGGCGCGCAACTGCGGGCGTGTTCCGATCCGGCGTTGCGCACTCTGAGCTCGACGACGCACGGCTGGATGAGCTACCGCGTCGAGGCGCTTGCCGCGCTCGGTCGCGTGGCCGAGGCTCGCACCGCGCTGGACGAGGTGCGGGAGGCATCCGCGGTGCGGTGGCAGCCATACTATGGCTCGATGCTCTGGCTCGAGGCGCGCGTTGAGGATGCCGCCGACCGGCAGAAGACGGCGAATGCGCTCTACCGGCAAGCGATCGCAGAGCCGTCGGCTGCCCTGTTCCCGTTCCCGCTCGCGCGGGCGCGCGCCGATTTCGGTCGTTTCCTGCTGCGCGTCGGTGACCCAGCTGGCGCCAGAGAGCAGCTTGAGCGCGCGGCGGAGGTCTTCGCGCGACTCGGCGCCGCCCCGGATCTCGAGCGCACCCTCGCCCTGCTTGAGCGCGCAGGTGGGAATGGTGCCGGAGTGCCGGGAGACCCATTCGCGCCCCTCACAGCCAGGGAGCGGCAGATCGCGCATCAGGCATCGCACGGCCACACCAATCGCGAGATCGCCGAATCGCTCTTCCTCTCGGTGACGACCGTCAACTTCCACATGCGCAATGTGTTGCCGAAGCTCGGGCTGGACTCACGGCGCCAACTGCGCAGCCTCGCACGCTCTCGCTGAGGAACGCTCGTCTTGAGTGCAGCGCCCGTCAAGAGCTGACGGTTTCCGGATGACGGCCTAACGGTCGCCTCCCACGCTCCCTAGCGTGGTGACCCTGCGCGTCGATCCGCCATACCCGCATTCGACGCGTGCAGCCGTGAGCCCACCCACCCCTCCTTACCCGGGGGTGGGCGGGCCACGTGCGGTCTCTTACCCAGACCGTGCGAGTCCTTGCTTACCCCGAGGTGAAGCGGCTGATTGTGCCCACACCCGGAGGGAACCGAATTCCATGGCAATTCGAGCTGCGCTCGAGCCTCGGCAGACGCCGTCGCACCCACAGATCCGACACCTAGCAATCGGACGGCGGCGGATGCGCGCATTCGCCGCCGCCGCGGCACTGAGCCTCGTGGCGACAGGCGTCACCGCGGTGGGAGTCCTCGGCGCGGCCGAGCCGGCAACCGCCGCACCCACCACGGCCACGTTCGCGGTGCCGACGAAAACCGTCTGGACGGTTCCCGCCGGTGTGACCAGCATCACGGCCACCGTCATCGGTGCGGCCGGCGGCGGTGGCGACAACTACGTCACCTGGCCGGGCACTGACTGGTCACTCACGGGAGACGGCGGCGGGGGAGCTGGCGCGCTGATCACAGGCACCATTGCTGTGACGCCGGGCGAAAAGCTCTCGATCTGGGCTTCGACACAAGGGGGACAGGTCGGCAACGCGGGCAGCGAGGGCGCGGGCGGAGCTGGGTACAGCGCCGGCGGCAGCGGTGGAACAGGCAAGGGGTTGGCCAAGGCCGGTGGCGGTGGCGGTGGCGCCAGTGCGATCACCCGGGCCGACGGCACAGCGGTGATCATCGCCGCTGGCGGTGGCGGCGGTGCCGGTCGCGGTGCCGGCTTCGCCAACTGCAAGGGTGGCCACGGTGGAGCGGCCGGAAACGCGGGCGGAAACGCGCGAGAGAATTGCGCAGGCAAGGGCAGCGGCGGCGCCGCGGCGGGCAGCACCACCGCGGCGGGCACAGCCGGTGGCTCCAGCAGGCCGGCGACTGCGGCAGGCGGTGCCGGTGGGGGTGGTGGCGGTTACCCGACCGGAGGCGCCGGTGGCACAGCTGGTGGCACTGGCGGAGCCGGTGGTGGTGGTGGCGGTGGCGGTTCCTCGTACACCGGAGGCGCGTCCTCACCGACCACTGGCTTCGCGCAGGCAGGCGGCAACGGCTCTGTGACGCTGAGCTACTCGCCGAGCTACGCCACGACGACGACTCTGGATGCGGACGTCAGCACCACCGTCGTCGGCACGAGCGTCCTGTTCTCGGTGACGGTCGCGTCGGCAGATGCGCTCGGCGGAACGCCGACGGGCACCGTCAACCTCCTCGACGCGGACAGCAACGTTCTCGGCACTCAGACTCTTGTCGGTGGCCAGGCCGCCTTCTCCGCCCTGACGCTGCCGCTCGGCACCCACGCGCTCACCGCGGCGTTCACCCCTGACACCGCTGACCACCTGGCCTCGTCAGGGTCGACGACCGTCGCGGTGGAGCAGGGCGCGACCAGCACGAGTTTGAGCGCGACCCCTGCGCCCGCGGAGTTCGGCGAGCCGGTCACGGCAACCGTGACGGTGGCCCCCATTGCCCCGGCGGTCGCCCTGCTGGACGGTGCCGTCACGCTCGCCACGGTGGGCGGTCAGACGCTCGGCTCTGCGGCCCTCGGTGCGCAGGCGGCTGACGGCAGCGCTCAGGCGTCGATCACCTTCACGCCAGCGGCTCCAGGCGACCTGGAGCTCGTGGCCACGTTCAGCGGCAACACGAACTTCATCACGTCAGCCGACAGTGCCGACCTTTCCGTCGTGAAGGCGGCGAGTGCGATCGCGCTCTCAGCTTCCCCTGCCTCCTCGGTCTTCGGACAATCTGTGACCTTCACCGCAGCCGTCAGTGCTGCCGGCGCATCGGCTGCGCAGCCGGATGGCACCGTCAGCTTCTTCGCCGATGGGGTGTTGATCGGCGAGAGTGACACCTCCGCCGGCGCGAGCACGACGCTCTCAACCCTCGAGGTCGGCAACCGCGTGATCACGGCGAGCTTCGCCGGCAGCACGACGTTCAGCGGCTCGACCGTGGTGATGACCCACCCCGTTGGCCTCGCCTCCACCGAGACGGAGCTGTCCGTTGACGTGGCGGCGCCTGTCTCCGGGCAGGCCATGGTCTTCACTGCGGATGTCGCGACGCTCGCCCCAGGCGCAGGCATCCCGAGCGGCCTCATCACCTTCACCCTCGACGGCGTCGCCGTCGCGGTCGTCCCGACGACGGATGGTACCGCGTCGTACACGCTGACGCCGTCACTGACCGGTGCCCACACGCTGACCGCGGCGTTCAGCGACGGTACGCGTTTCGATGCGTCATCCGCCGCCCTCAACGTCACCGTGACGCAGGCGGCCACCGGCATCGCCCTGAGTAGCGACGTCAACCCGGCCGTCTTCGGACAGGATGCCACGATCACGGCCCAGGTCGCTGCGATCGCACCTGGGGCGGGAACGCCGACCGGAGCGGTCGACTTCTTCGTCGACGGTGATCTCCTGGCGAGCGTGCCGCTGTCCGGTGGAAGTGCCTCGGTTGCGCTCGAGGATCGTGCCGTCGGCGAGTACGGGGTCACGGCCGAGTACAACGGCGACACGGAGTTCAGCGCGAGTGCCGGCACTCTCACCCAGACCGTGCAGCAGGCGTCGACCACCCTCGCGCTCGCGGCGGACACGGCGGAGAGCGCCTTCGGCCAAGAGCTCACGCTGACCGCGGCGCTCGCCGTCGTCGCCCCCGGTGCCGGTGTTCCAACGGGCACGGTGACCTTCTACGCGGATGCCGTGCAGATCGGCTCCGCCACGCTGACCGCCGACGGCACCGCGGCCACCCTCGTCGTCGACGGCACCCTGACCGTCGGAGCGCGATCGCTGACCGCCGTCTTCGGCGGCGACGGCTCATTCGCGGGTTCGACCTCGGCGGTGCTGCAGCACACGGTCGTGTTGGCCGATGTGCTCGTCACGCTGGACGTCGACGCGAGCAGCCTGCTCGGCAACTCCACCGAGTTCGTGGCGACCGTGGTTCCCGTCGACGAGACGGCGCACGTGCCAGGCGGATTCGTGCAGTTCTCGGTCGACGGTGCGCCGCTGGGTGCCCCGGTGCGGCTGGCCGACGCGGGGAACGCGCGGGCCGCAGCCCCGGTCGAGCAGAGCGCCTCGATCACGACGGACGCGCTGAGCCTCGGCGATCACGTGATCACGGCGCAGTACCTCGGCGATGCCGGATTCGCGGCGGTCGCGGGGAATGCAGCAGACCACCTGGTCAAGCCGCAGGCACCGATCAACCCGGTTGACCCGATCGACCCGCTCGATTCTCCGCTTCCGAGCACCGCGGGTTCGAACAGCGCGAAGGCCCTGGCATCGACGGGCTTCGACGGAACCGGTGCGGCGCTGGCCGCCATCGTCCTGATGCTCAGCGGTTTCGGACTGTTCGCGGCCCGCGCAGCGCGCGGTCGCCGGCGCACAGTCTGACGCGGAACGGTGCGCGCTGACTGAGTCGGAGCGCACACGAGGCAGCGGGGCCCGTCCGGGGGGACGGGCCCCGTTGTTTGTCTGGGCGGCCGCTGCGGCATCCGCCCAGCAAAGCGCGATAGCCTCGGAGGTATCGATTGCCTCGACAGCGCCACTTTCCTCGACTGGCGAGCGCTCGTCAGCACGACATCCCGTTCGCCGACACCCCGCAGGACACGAATCAACAATGCTCTCGATCATGGTGCGTCCGCGCTGGATACTCGCCCTCCTCGGAGCGCTCGCGGTCGCCGCGGTCTTCGCGCTGCTCGGCCAGTGGCAGCTCAAGAGCGCCATGGAGAGCGGAGAGGTCGAGGAGCGAACGACCGAGGTCGTGCAGCCACTCACTGAGGTCGCCAACCCGGCCGACCCGATCCGGCAGACCGCAACCGGCCAGATGGTGAGCGTCGACGGCCACTTCATCGGCGGTGACGAGCAGATCATCGCCGGCCGACTGAACGGTGGCGTCGCCGGCTACTGGGTGGTCAGCCACTTCGCGGTCGAGCTGCCGGATTCGCCCGGCATCCCCGTCGCCCGCGGCTGGGCCGCCGACGCAGAGACCGCTGAGCAGGTCGCCGCGACGCTGGCCGAGCACGACTCCGCCGCCGAGACCATCAGCATCACCGGGCGCCTGCTGCCGTCCGAGGGCCCAGAGGTCCCCGCAGACGGAACCGACCCGCACGAGATGCGCACCGTCGCCGTGTCCGCGCTGATCAATCTCTGGTCGGACTTCGACAATCAGTCGGTGTACACGGCCTACATCGTCGGGGCTGACGCCCCGGCCGGTCTGGCCGAGATCGATTCGCCGGAGCCGAACCCCGAGATCGAGCTCAACTGGCTGAACATCTTCTACGCCGTCGAGTGGGCCGTGTTCGCCGGCTTCGCAGTCTTCCTCTGGTACCGCCTCGTGCGGGACGCCTGGGAGCGTGAACGCGAAGCCGCCGAGGAGGCCGCGGCACAGGATGCGGCGGTGACGCCGGCGGCGGACGAATCGCTCAGCGAGCGCGCGTAGACTAGGGTCATGCCCCTCGAGCCGAAACCCGCCGTATTCCCGCGCATTCGGAAGGCAGTGAAGCTGTACAAGGTCACCTCGGTGATCACCGGTGTCATGCTGTTGCTGCTCTGCGCCGAGATGATTGTCAAGTACGCCTTCCACTTCGAACTCTACGGATTCGGCGACGCCGGCTTCCTGTACTTCGCCCCGATGGTCGAAACTGCCACCGGCTGGGAGTCCACCGGCGTCGGTGCGAACCTCTCGACCGGCATCCTCATCGCGCACGGCTGGTTCTACGTCGTCTACCTCTTCGCCTGCTTCCAGCTGTGGAGCCTGATGCGCTGGCTCTTCCCGAAGTTCCTGCTGCTCGCCCTCGGTGGCGTGATCCCCCTGCTTTCCTTCTTCCTCGAGGTGCGCGTCGCACGCGAGGTCGAAACCTATCTGGCCACCCGTGAAGCGGCGGCCACCGACCCCGTGGAGGCACACGCGTGACCGACCCCCAAGCTGAGGCGCCAACGGCGCAGCGACCCGTACTGGTCGTCGACTTCGGCGCGCAGTATGCGCAGCTGATCGCTCGACGAGTGCGCGAGGCATCCGTCTACTCGGAGATCGTCTCGCACGCGATCACCGCGGCGGAGGTCGCAGAGAAGAACCCGATCGGCATCGTGCTCTCCGGTGGGCCGTCGTCGGTCTACGAAGAGGGCGCGCCGCAGTTCGACCCCGCCATCTTCGATCTCGGCGTTCCCGTGCTCGGCATCTGCTACGGCTTCCAGGTCATGGCGACCGCCCTCGGCGGCGAGGTCGCACAGACCGGCAACCGTGAGTACGGCGCGACCCCGGTGACGGTCACGGATGCCAGCGGCAACGTGCTTCTCGCCGGCCAGCCGAGCGAGCAGACCGTGTGGATGAGCCACGGCGACTCCGTGTCGAAGGCTCCGGAGGGCTTCACCGTCCTCGCCTCGACGGCGTCGACCCCCGTCGCCGCCTTCGCGAACGACGAGAAGCGTCTCTACGGCGTGCAGTGGCACCCGGAGGTCAAGCACTCCGAGCACGGCCAGCACGTCTTGGAGAGCTTCCTGCACCGCGCTGCCGGCATCTCGGCCGACTGGAACAGCGGCAACGTCATCGCCGAGCAGGTCGCCAAGATCCAGGCACAGGTCGGCACCGGCCGCGTCATCTGCGGCCTCTCCGGCGGAGTCGACTCCGCCGTGGCCGCCGCCATCGTGCACAAGGCCGTCGGCGACCAGCTGGTCTGCATCTTCGTCGACCACGGCCTGTTGCGTCAGGACGAGCGTCGCCAGGTCGAAGAGGACTACGTCGCCTCCACCGGTGTGCGCCTCGTCACCATCGACGCCCGTGAGCAGTTCCTCACCGCCCTCGCCGGCGTGAGCGACCCGGAAACGAAGCGCAAGATCATCGGCCGCGAGTTCATCCGCAGCTTCGAGCAGGCCGAGCGCGAGCTCGTCGCAGAGGCCTCGGCCGACGGCGAACCGATCCGCTTCCTCGTGCAGGGCACCCTGTACCCGGATGTCGTCGAATCCGGTGGCGGCTCCGGCACCGCGAACATCAAGAGCCACCACAACGTCGGCGGCCTGCCTGAGGACCTGCAGTTCGAGCTCGTCGAGCCGCTCCGCACCCTCTTCAAGGACGAGGTTCGCGCCATCGGCCGCGAACTCGGCCTGCCTGAGGTCATCGTCGGTCGCCAGCCGTTCCCCGGCCCAGGCCTCGGCATCCGCATCGTCGGTGAGGTCACCTTCGATCGCCTCGAACTGCTGCGCAAGGCCGACGCCATCGCGCGCGCCGAGCTGACCGCCGCCGGCCTCGACAACGAGATCTGGCAGTGCCCGGTCGTGCTGCTTGCCGATGTGCGCTCCGTTGGAGTCCAGGGCGATGGCCGCACCTACGGTCACCCGATCGTGCTGCGCCCCGTCTCCTCCGAAGACGCCATGACCGCGGACTGGACCCGCCTGCCGTACGACGTGCTGGCGAAGATCTCCAACCGCATCACGAACGAGGTCGACGGCGTCAACCGCGTCGTGCTCGACGTCACGTCGAAGCCGCCGGGAACCATCGAATGGGAGTAGGTCTGCAGCGATAGCCGGGAGCGGATGGTTCGCTCCTCAGCTCAGACAATGAACGACAGAGGCCGGGCCCCACCGGATCGCAGAGTGCTTGCGATTGACAGTGAGGGGCCCGGCCTCTGTCGTTCATAACTCGACACCCCGCGAACCATCCGCTCCCGGCCGGGCCGCAGTGGGGAGGCTTGGGGGATGCAGGGACGCGCTCCCTTTCCCGTCGGCTGAGGGAGCGCCAGCGACCGAAGCCCTGATCCGGCCCGACGGGTGCATCTGCGTCGGGCGGGATGCTAACGTGTGCGCATGGTGGCCGCTCTCCGGGTTGTTGCGCTGCTGCTCGCTGCCTTCTGGGCGATGCTCGGGTTCGGCGTCATCGACCTCAGTCTGCTGTTCTTCCCGAACCCGGTCTTCGCACTCGTGATGCCCCTCGAGGTCAGCTGGGGCTCCTTCGTCACCTTCTTCCTGGTGGTCCCGCTGGCGACGACCGCCGTGCGCCCCGCGGCCTTCTGGGGCGCGGCCGGCCTCGGCGTGATCGCCATCGTGGCCCTCGCCGTCGGCGCCGCGCTCATGGCCTACCCGCCGGTGCTCTGGATGATCGCGGCCGTCATCGTGACGGTCGCCGCCGTGCTGCTGCTCGGAGTGGGCGGCACGCGTCGCGGACGGATCCCCGCGGCGCCCCCGTTGTTCGGTGTGCACTGGCTGTTGCTGGTGCTCGCCCTCGCCGGGCCGTTGCTCTGGGTGCCGTACACGATCCACGCCGCGCAGTCCTTCGGCGTGCTCGTCGACGACGTGACGATGGGCATCGACCACTGGCCCGTGCAGGCCGCGGCCGGTGTCGCGGTGATGCTCGCTTCGCTCACTGCCGCGCTCGTCCCGCGGCTGCGCCGTCTCGCGGTTGTCGCCGTGGCCTTCTGCGCTGCGATGATCGGCGTCTCCGCCGCCGGTGATGCGACGACCCCAGCGGCGACGGAGACGGTGCTCTGGGCGGCGTGGTGCGTGTCGTGGGGAACGGCCGTCGCGCTGAGCGCACAGACGTTCACGGCGCAGACTTTCACCGAAGAAGCGCGCAGCGCGAGCACGCCCCGCGGAACAAAAACAGCGGGGCCGCCCGAAGGCAGCCCCGCTGTTGTGAATCGCTCTGACTAGTCGTTGCCGCGGAGGATTGCGAGCATGCGCAGGATCTCCATGTACAGCCAGATGACGGTGACCATGATGCCGAATGCGCCGGTCCACGCGTACTTGCGCGGTGCGCGGTTCTTGACGCCCTGCTGGATGAAGTCGAAGTCGAGCACCAGCGAGTAGGCACCCATGATCACGACGAGAATGCCGAGCACGACACCGACCGGGATGTTGGTTCCGGGGATGTCCATGCCGCTCAAACCGAACGGGTTGCTCACGACGCCGGTCAGGCTGAGGATGACGTTCAGCACCGAGTAGACGAGGTAGCCGACCATCGCGATCAGGAAGATCTTGGTGGCCTTTTTCGACGCCCGGATCTTGCCGCTGGCGAAAAGGGCGAGCGTCACGCCGACGACAGCGAGGGTGGCGAGAACGGCCTGGAGCACGATGCCCTCGAACTGCACCTCGTAGACGAAGGAGATCGCGCCGACGAAGACGCCCTGCGCCGCCGCGTAGGCGAGGATGAGGGCCGGCGACGGCTCCTTCTTGAAGATGTTGACCATCGCGAGCACGAAGCCGATGATGCCGGCGATCATCCAGATGGCCGGCATGGTCGGGGCGGTGACCCAACCGAGCATGGCACCCAGGACGAGCACACCGAAGGCGAAGCCCGTCTTGACGACGGTGTCTTCGACCGTCATCCGGTCGGTCTCGACGGCGCCGGCCGTCGGCCGGTTGTAGATGTCCTGCAGCTCCTCGACCGACACGGCGTTGGCGACGGACGTGTTGCCGGTGAAAGCTTGGCTGCGGAATGCGGGGTTC encodes:
- a CDS encoding beta strand repeat-containing protein, which codes for MRAFAAAAALSLVATGVTAVGVLGAAEPATAAPTTATFAVPTKTVWTVPAGVTSITATVIGAAGGGGDNYVTWPGTDWSLTGDGGGGAGALITGTIAVTPGEKLSIWASTQGGQVGNAGSEGAGGAGYSAGGSGGTGKGLAKAGGGGGGASAITRADGTAVIIAAGGGGGAGRGAGFANCKGGHGGAAGNAGGNARENCAGKGSGGAAAGSTTAAGTAGGSSRPATAAGGAGGGGGGYPTGGAGGTAGGTGGAGGGGGGGGSSYTGGASSPTTGFAQAGGNGSVTLSYSPSYATTTTLDADVSTTVVGTSVLFSVTVASADALGGTPTGTVNLLDADSNVLGTQTLVGGQAAFSALTLPLGTHALTAAFTPDTADHLASSGSTTVAVEQGATSTSLSATPAPAEFGEPVTATVTVAPIAPAVALLDGAVTLATVGGQTLGSAALGAQAADGSAQASITFTPAAPGDLELVATFSGNTNFITSADSADLSVVKAASAIALSASPASSVFGQSVTFTAAVSAAGASAAQPDGTVSFFADGVLIGESDTSAGASTTLSTLEVGNRVITASFAGSTTFSGSTVVMTHPVGLASTETELSVDVAAPVSGQAMVFTADVATLAPGAGIPSGLITFTLDGVAVAVVPTTDGTASYTLTPSLTGAHTLTAAFSDGTRFDASSAALNVTVTQAATGIALSSDVNPAVFGQDATITAQVAAIAPGAGTPTGAVDFFVDGDLLASVPLSGGSASVALEDRAVGEYGVTAEYNGDTEFSASAGTLTQTVQQASTTLALAADTAESAFGQELTLTAALAVVAPGAGVPTGTVTFYADAVQIGSATLTADGTAATLVVDGTLTVGARSLTAVFGGDGSFAGSTSAVLQHTVVLADVLVTLDVDASSLLGNSTEFVATVVPVDETAHVPGGFVQFSVDGAPLGAPVRLADAGNARAAAPVEQSASITTDALSLGDHVITAQYLGDAGFAAVAGNAADHLVKPQAPINPVDPIDPLDSPLPSTAGSNSAKALASTGFDGTGAALAAIVLMLSGFGLFAARAARGRRRTV
- a CDS encoding SURF1 family protein; this translates as MVRPRWILALLGALAVAAVFALLGQWQLKSAMESGEVEERTTEVVQPLTEVANPADPIRQTATGQMVSVDGHFIGGDEQIIAGRLNGGVAGYWVVSHFAVELPDSPGIPVARGWAADAETAEQVAATLAEHDSAAETISITGRLLPSEGPEVPADGTDPHEMRTVAVSALINLWSDFDNQSVYTAYIVGADAPAGLAEIDSPEPNPEIELNWLNIFYAVEWAVFAGFAVFLWYRLVRDAWEREREAAEEAAAQDAAVTPAADESLSERA
- a CDS encoding DUF3817 domain-containing protein; translated protein: MPLEPKPAVFPRIRKAVKLYKVTSVITGVMLLLLCAEMIVKYAFHFELYGFGDAGFLYFAPMVETATGWESTGVGANLSTGILIAHGWFYVVYLFACFQLWSLMRWLFPKFLLLALGGVIPLLSFFLEVRVAREVETYLATREAAATDPVEAHA
- the guaA gene encoding glutamine-hydrolyzing GMP synthase, which encodes MTDPQAEAPTAQRPVLVVDFGAQYAQLIARRVREASVYSEIVSHAITAAEVAEKNPIGIVLSGGPSSVYEEGAPQFDPAIFDLGVPVLGICYGFQVMATALGGEVAQTGNREYGATPVTVTDASGNVLLAGQPSEQTVWMSHGDSVSKAPEGFTVLASTASTPVAAFANDEKRLYGVQWHPEVKHSEHGQHVLESFLHRAAGISADWNSGNVIAEQVAKIQAQVGTGRVICGLSGGVDSAVAAAIVHKAVGDQLVCIFVDHGLLRQDERRQVEEDYVASTGVRLVTIDAREQFLTALAGVSDPETKRKIIGREFIRSFEQAERELVAEASADGEPIRFLVQGTLYPDVVESGGGSGTANIKSHHNVGGLPEDLQFELVEPLRTLFKDEVRAIGRELGLPEVIVGRQPFPGPGLGIRIVGEVTFDRLELLRKADAIARAELTAAGLDNEIWQCPVVLLADVRSVGVQGDGRTYGHPIVLRPVSSEDAMTADWTRLPYDVLAKISNRITNEVDGVNRVVLDVTSKPPGTIEWE